Part of the Methylocystis bryophila genome is shown below.
AGATAAGCGCACTTGATTCCGGCCTCATATGCCAACAAGGATGGTATTATTACTTCGAAGTCAGAGATGTGAATTATCAAAAGGTCCGGCTTCTTGAGCTTCAGAATCTCCTGAAACTCTCTTTCCTCATCGGCTACCAAAGCGTCGAGGAGGGCGCGAACCGTCCGCACCCTTGCGCGCGCGCTTCTGAGTTGGTCCCAGAAATTTTGGTCGGTTGCGGTCTCATGCGCCGAATCGGTCGGCGTCTCCGGTAGCCATCTCGCATACAGCGGTATGAATTGGTGACCGTGGGCGACGACGAATGTCTTACAGTCCGCCACCCCCACGTAGGAAACCTCATGTCCTCTAGAAAGCAAATCCCGGGCGAGTTTTAAACCGCTTGCTACAGAGGCAAAATGGGGCCACACGAAGAAGAGGATGCGCGCCATCTCAGAAATCCTCACCTCTCGACTAAAGTCACATTAGCCAAGCTAATCGCTTCTATCAACTACTCGTTGGGCGCGCTTTTTGAAACGACAGCGCTTCGTTGGAGGCCGTTTCGTCTCAGTCTCGCTGTCAGTGTATTACATCGCGCTTAATTGCAATAATGCGTCGGTTCGCGCACGCTATCGCTGTGTTTTTGAGAATATTTCGGATCAGAATTATCAATTAGGCGGTATTAATGATAATATCGCGGTATTGGGTGGAATTGTCAATTTGCATTTTCAAGCGGAACTGGCCCTTGAACGGTTTCAATAGGTTCCTGCATGGGCGCATTGGGCGCTGCAAAAATGTAGGCGTCCTTAGGCCCGATGCTCGCGCCAGTTGTCGATTGGCAGTTCAATCCGGGACTCGGGACGTATGGTCCGATTTGCGGCATCTCATGTGGGACTATTTTTGACCGAGTCTCATTTGAGATGCCTTTTGGCTTGGGCCGTCAAGCGAACACGGTTTCCTTTGATACACCCCCAATGAACAGGTCCACCCTGAGGTATGTCTTCGGACATGAGAAGGAGGGACCGCAATGCCGAGGAAGCGTCACAAGCCTGAGGAGATCGTCGCCAAGCTGCGACAGGCTGACGTGTTGATTTCGCGAGGGAAGCCCGTCGCGGACGCGGTGCGGGCGATCGGGGTGACCGAGGTCACGTATTACCGGTGGCGCCAGGAGTTTGGCGGGCTGAAGACGGATCAAGTGAAACGGATGAAGGAGCTCGAGGCGGAGAACACTCGGCTGCGTCGCGCCGTCTCCGATCTGACCCTGGATAAGATGATCCTGGCCGAGGCCGCCAAGGGAAACTTCTAGGCCCCGCGCGTCGCCGCGCCTGCATCAATCACGTTCGATCCAAGTTGCAACTGTCCGAGCGCCGGGTGTGCCGTGTGCTCGGGCAGCATCGTTCGACCCAGCGCCGCATTGCACAGGGGCGAGAGGACGAGGAGCAGCTGACCGCCGACATTGTCGAACTCGCTCGCCACTATGGCCGCTATGGCTATCGAAAGATCGCGGAGCTGTTGCGAACGCAGGCGGGCTGGATCGTCAATGACAAGCGGGTCGAGCGCATTTGGCGACGCGAGGGGCTGAAGGTTCCCGCCAAACAACCCAAGAGAGGCCAGCTGTGGCTCGCCGATGGATCATGCCTGCGTCTGCGGGCTGAGCGGCGCAATCACGTCTGGTCCTACGACTTCGTCGAGGATCGCACCCATGACGGGAGGAAATACCGGATGCTGAACATAGTTGATGAGTTCACGCATGAATGCATCGCCATTCGCATCGACCGGAGGCTGAAATCCGTCGATGTCATCGACGTGCTCTCGGACCTGTTCATCCTGCGCGGCGTTCCCACGCACATTCGTTCCGACAACGGGCCCGAGTTCGTCGCCAAGGCTCTGCAGGAGTGGATCGCCGCCGTCGGCGCGAAAACCGCCTACATCACGCCAGGCAGCCCGTGGGAGAATGGCTTCATCGAGAGCTTCAACGCCCGCCTGCGCGACGAGTTGCTCGACGGAGAAATCTTCTACTCTCTCGCCGAAGCGCGGATCATCATCGAGAGCTGGCGGCGGCACTACAACACCGTCCGCCCGCATGTATCGCTGGCCTACAAGCCGCCAGCGCCAGAGGTCTTCGTGCCCGCAATGGCCGCGCGGGCGGCTGCGCAACCCCAACAAGCTCCGCCGCCCGCGCTAGCTCCCAGGCCCACGATGCACTAACATTACAAATGGACCCGTCCTTGGGGGCAGATCAGCCGGCGGGTCTGGCGTCTGTCCGGATTGCGGAAAACGATCGTCACTGCGGCTGCTCAAGGGACCAAAATTGAGAATATAGATTTCAACCTTATAAATCAGCTTACGATGTGCGCTTGATAAGGCCGCTTGACCCGGGGAACTCCTCGCGGGGAGGCAGCAATCTCGTGCATGATAACGTCCTCACACCAGGCTGTCCTGGTAAACTGATATCTTGTCTGGCCGCCACGACCATCCCTTCCTCTCGACCTGAGTATGTTTCAAGCGCCGCGCGAATGCGCCGTTAAGGCTGCGCCGTAGGCGGTGCGGCCATGACCGCGCGCGCTCGTTGGCCGCCTATTGCTCTCCCACTGGCTCTACACCTAATAGCTCCCACATCCCGATGCCTAGTCGCCTCGCAATCTCAATGACAATGAGCAGCGACGGATTCGAGTCTCCCCTCAACATCAGGTATAGCTGCGGCAGCGAGACGCCGATGATTTTCGCAAATTGCTCCTTGTCCAACCCGCTATTAGCGTACTTTCTCTTCATGACCACTGACAGGTTTTTCGTCATCTGCTTCGCGGACAAATTGCGTCGGTGTCCGAGCTGGCAGTCCTCCAAGAGCTCGTAAAGAGGCGTTTTTAGCTTGGCAGAAATCTTAGCAAGCATCTCGATTGAGGGGTTCGCGGCCCGACTGCGCACATAACGAAACTGAGAGCCGGACATGCCGATCGACTCGGCAAATTCAGGCTTCGTCATTCCGCTTTCTTCAAGATGCGCGACGAGGTTCTTCGCCAGCCGTTCCAGGTGCGGAGAGGCGAGCCGATCCTCAATCGAATTCACCATCAGCCGATGATGTTCGCCCGCCGGCTTCGTTGTCTTGCGACCTCGAGACCCACCCGCTGTCCGCCTCTTAGTCATCTGATCACGT
Proteins encoded:
- a CDS encoding IS3 family transposase (programmed frameshift), yielding MPRKRHKPEEIVAKLRQADVLISRGKPVADAVRAIGVTEVTYYRWRQEFGGLKTDQVKRMKELEAENTRLRRAVSDLTLDKMILAEAAKGKLLGPARRRACINHVRSKLQLSERRVCRVLGQHRSTQRRIAQGREDEEQLTADIVELARHYGRYGYRKIAELLRTQAGWIVNDKRVERIWRREGLKVPAKQPKRGQLWLADGSCLRLRAERRNHVWSYDFVEDRTHDGRKYRMLNIVDEFTHECIAIRIDRRLKSVDVIDVLSDLFILRGVPTHIRSDNGPEFVAKALQEWIAAVGAKTAYITPGSPWENGFIESFNARLRDELLDGEIFYSLAEARIIIESWRRHYNTVRPHVSLAYKPPAPEVFVPAMAARAAAQPQQAPPPALAPRPTMH
- a CDS encoding helix-turn-helix domain-containing protein; translation: MVNSIEDRLASPHLERLAKNLVAHLEESGMTKPEFAESIGMSGSQFRYVRSRAANPSIEMLAKISAKLKTPLYELLEDCQLGHRRNLSAKQMTKNLSVVMKRKYANSGLDKEQFAKIIGVSLPQLYLMLRGDSNPSLLIVIEIARRLGIGMWELLGVEPVGEQ